A genomic window from Amblyraja radiata isolate CabotCenter1 chromosome 18, sAmbRad1.1.pri, whole genome shotgun sequence includes:
- the amigo3 gene encoding amphoterin-induced protein 3, producing MSSSGLIILVLWWLMAELFLYSISSKVKTSLHVCPGVCICASDLLSCVSRSLSVLPPGLPNTATSLDLSHNNLHQLQDRWLVQLPRLHMLRLGHNRISHITAGAFHNASRLTHLDLSSNRLHSVEWHFFQELINLQELLLYNNQIQRVDGDALIMLCSVQKVYLSWNLLTDFPYSALQEDSLSQLKIMDISSNRLSSIPFDEVITLPQNVKNGLYLHNNPFTCDCTLYNMFLHWEKSGFNSVHDFREEHTCLALRQPRASLRFLKHRKRFENCTLVGLIGMGDAAFTGVVGEPVLIGCETSLQGKQITYLWISPNKELITSSFNQTFKLFSNGSLEIRKAHKEDAGIYTCIAIDKGLMRNESHEVNVTVYHRKQNGEGFNTGFTTLLGCVVSLVLVLMYLYLTPCHCCYKPPQNPAPPNECSARSSILSATPPCNDEAGRKAGGGKHVVFLEPVKDCQNGKIRLAVSEEFPDIKNPKLLQLKSDTDSISSVFSDTPIMH from the coding sequence ATGAGTAGCTCTGGATTGATAATTCTTGTTCTGTGGTGGCTAATGGCAGAGTTGTTTCTGTATTCGATCTCAAGCAAAGTAAAAACCAGCCTCCATGTTTGTCCTGGGGTATGCATTTGTGCCTCAGACCTGCTAAGCTGTGTTAGTCGGAGTCTGTCTGTGCTGCCTCCTGGATTGCCCAACACTGCAACTAGTTTGGACCTCAGTCACAACAACTTGCATCAGCTGCAGGACAGATGGCTGGTGCAGCTACCTCGTCTGCACATGCTTAGATTGGGTCACAACCGCATCAGCCACATAACGGCAGGTGCCTTCCATAATGCCTCCCGGCTCACGCACCTAGACCTGTCCTCCAACAGGCTCCACTCGGTGGAGTGGCACTTCTTCCAGGAACTGATCAATCTGcaggagctgctgctttacaacaACCAAATACAGCGGGTGGATGGTGATGCTCTGATCATGCTCTGCAGCGTGCAGAAGGTGTACCTCAGCTGGAACCTGCTGACAGATTTTCCCTACAGTGCCTTGCAGGAGGACAGCTTGTCTCAGTTGAAGATAATGGACATTTCATCCAACAGGCTCTCTTCCATTCCCTTTGATGAAGTGATTACATTACCTCAGAATGTTAAGAATGGCCTCTACCTTCACAACAACCCTTTCACATGTGATTGCACTCTGTACAACATGTTCCTGCACTGGGAGAAGAGTGGGTTTAATTCAGTACACGACTTTCGAGAAGAACACACCTGCCTGGCTCTGAGGCAGCCCAGAGCCTCTTTGCGTTTCCTGAAGCACCGTAAAAGGTTTGAGAACTGCACCCTTGTTGGACTGATCGGGATGGGAGATGCTGCTTTcacaggggtggtgggggagccGGTACTGATTGGGTGCGAGACCAGCTTGCAGGGCAAGCAGATCACCTACCTGTGGATTTCACCGAACAAAGAGCTTATCACAAGCAGCTTCAACCAGACATTCAAGCTCTTCTCCAATGGGAGCTTGGAGATCCGTAAGGCTCATAAAGAGGATGCTGGCATCTACACTTGCATTGCAATTGACAAGGGTCTGATGCGCAATGAGTCCCATGAGGTCAACGTGACAGTGTATCACAGAAAGCAAAATGGCGAGGGCTTCAACACCGGGTTCACCACTCTCCTCGGGTGTGTGGTGAGCTTGGTCTTGGTGCTAATGTACTTGTACCTGACTCCATGTCACTGCTGTTACAAGCCACCACAAAACCCTGCTCCGCCAAACGAGTGCAGTGCCCGTTCCTCCATATTAAGTGCTACCCCGCCATGCAACGATGAAGCCGGCCGTAAAGCTGGTGGTGGCAAGCATGTGGTGTTCCTGGAGCCGGTAAAGGATTGCCAGAATGGCAAGATACGGCTCGCGGTCAGTGAGGAGTTCCCAGATATCAAAAACCCCAAACTCCTACAATTAAAATCAGACACAGATTCCATCAGTTCTGTTTTCTCAGACACTCCCATTATGCACTAG